The following DNA comes from Bacteroidia bacterium.
TCTGTTTGTCCTCCAAATAATACTTTGGATGGGCTTGCTATTGGTTTGCCGCAAAATTTATTTGGTATCGAGCTAGAAATCGTTCTAGGAACAGGGGGGGTGCCGGGATTTGATTATTGTTATGGAACTCTTACAACTTTAGGACCGAATAGCTTAAATCCACCTGAAACCTATGCCACACTTTCTAGGCTACCAGGATTTACATATTACAGAAGAATTGATCCACCATTTTCGGATAACGTGAGGTTAAAAAAATTACAGTACTCTATCGTAGATAGAGACCACTACTCATCTGGAATATTCCTTGAAGGGGATCATCTTACGCTTTGTGAGAAAGAAACCTCATTTAACTCTTGGGAAGAATCTGGCGTTAGATATGCCTTTGGTCTAGGCGGTGTGTACAAACTATCAAGACCTGGAATTAATCAGCAGCCTGTATATTTTATATTCCCTTATGCAAAAGGCTTCTGGTTTTCACAAGGTCCCGACATGCGGATATATTATGGAACAAATCATACCCAATCAACGTGTCCATCTGGAACACTTGAAATTCAACAACAGAATGAAACCAGGGGATGTGAATTTTGTGCCTTCGGACAATCATTCAATATACCGCAATACCAAGTAACAGATTATATTATTTCTACCGATCTTGCCTTTCTTCAAAATTATTGGCTCGATAATGTGATTTCTGTTGGAATTAAATCTGCGCCCACGAGTGGCATTTCTATAGGAAACACCTTGATCTTCTCCGCGAGCAATACACAACCGGGTTGTATCAATCCACCCTCTGGGCAACCGTTGGTTGTAATGGAAGTGCTTCCTGATGGGAGTTATGAATACATTAAAGAATTTGACAACAATGTAATACTTCCTCCCAATACAACGGTCTGGGTTCGTGTCCAGGCTACATTTTCGAATGGGGAAGTTATTAGTGATTGCCAATCAATGACCCTGGACTCCAGCTCAACTCAATATCAATTTGTTACAGCGGAAATAAGGGGAAGTATTCTTGATTATATCCCAAACTATTCAGGTGTTATTTACAAGATTGAGATCTATCAATGAAGTCTTTGCGATTCATTTTCGTTTTTAGCTGTGTGATTGCTGCCTATTCTGCCTGCGCACAAACTTTGTTCCTAGAGCGTTCTATATCTGCTCCACCTGACAACAGGTTGACTGCGTTAAGGAAGATGGATACCTCTTCATTCATTGTTTCAGGATATATAAATAATGGCATGTTTGGGGATAAAGATATTCTCCTTATAAATTTTTCTCTCACCGGTGACACAATATGGTCACGAGTTATTGGCAGCGCAGGTGATGATATTCCCACTGATATTACTATTGATATCGATTCAAACATTTACATCACAGGGTCAACATCGGCTACAAATTCAGATCAGGATGCCATCATTATTAAGCTAACTAAGTCCGGAAATGTTATCTGGTCAAAAAAATTGGGACTTCCCGTCAGTAATGAATCTTCAAATTCGATATGTATTGGATTAGATGGCGATTTGATTATTTGTGGCAAATCGGATTATTTTGGCTTAGGGGATGATGATGTATATATCGCAGCATATAATTCCTCCGGTTTATTATTATGGTGCAAGGCAATGGGCGATCAATATTCCAACATCGGCAGATCGGTCATTAACTGGAAAGGGGGATATCTGGTCGCTGCAAGTCATATTGGCGCCTCCGCCCCAATGGCATTAATTCACGTTGATACGGTAGGAAATATTCTTAATTCCATTCATTATGACTTTGGGTTTTCATCCAATGGATTGGGCTTGATATCACTTAGCTCAGATTCCTTACTCCTATACGGTTATGGCCAGCCTATCTCCTCGCCAGTCCTCATGTGTATAAAGTTAGATAGTTCCTTAAATGTCGTTTCCGCCAAATCCTATAGAACATCACAAGCGGGTCTTTGTTATTCCGCTTTTCCTGTTTTTAATGGTCAAATTTGTTTAGTTGGCACGTCTTATTCATCTAGCTCCTATAAAAACATCGCATTGTTTCTTGATCAGAATTTAGACACGATTTCAAGTCTTTCTTGGGGAAATTCAGCGGGGGAATTCCTTAGCGCTGGACTTTCTTCCGACTCAACGCTTCTCTTTATTGGGAATCAAAGCACGCTTCTTCCCGACTACACTGGTTCATTGTACCTCACCACTTCGTCGAACAATTCGATATGTAACCCCATTCCCATCTCCATGAATTTGGTTAACGAGTTGGCCAACGTGACGCAACCTAATTATTCACTATTTTCAGGCGGATTTGATAGTTCGCTTTCTGTCCTCAATTCGTTTGGTCCAGGCTTGATAACGACTTGTGCCCAAATCGCAAATGTTAGGGATCCATACATTTTGGAGAATGTGATTTTAGTTCCCAACCCAACTTCGAATACGGTTCAAATCATTGTGGATCAATTGTATTCTGAGTTAAGTGTAAAATTTTATTCTGCTATAGGAGAATTAAAGCATTCTGCGCAATTCCATTTCAGGAATTTTTTGGAATTAGATGTTTCTAACTTAAGTAATGGTATTTATTTTGTTACTATCGGGAGTAATGAACAAATTATCAATCACAAACTCATAATACAACGCTGATGAGAATAATAAATGTATTACTTCCCGGATTGTTACTGATAGGCGTCACCTTCAGCGCACATGCCCAGATCACAAGCACGATACAGACAGAGAATGCGGGAAACATCGAAACCATTTCAGAAGACTCGATCCCGGAAGAAGATCAGATCGAACATGTGTTTATGGCAGACAGTGGGGGCTCTGTTGTCGCTGTTATCCTTAATGAGTCATCCGATTTGCGCATACATCAGACGAAACTGCCCCGGCCATACGCCTTCCTTTCCCCAAACCCCTCCAATGGAAGAGTTTCCTTGATCAGTGTCTATCACCCTATGCTCTATATTCGCCTGTTGTCAGTTTCCGGTGAGTTGCTGATGGCGCGCTCCATAAATTCCCAGTTCAAGTCGGAGATCAATTTAGCTAACTATCAGAATGGGTTATACTTTGTCCAAATTCAGCTGATTGATGGAATGTGTCAGACGGAGAAGCTAATACTTAATAATAAGTAGTGACCGTATTACTTTTCCTTATTCAAAATGGGAAGTAAGATCAAAGATAGTGATCCGGCTATGAGTATGGTCACAAACTGGCTGGCCCAAACGATCCAGCAGAAGGCCCCGGCAATGGGAACCGAAATTCCAGCCAGAGGAGAGGTAAGTGTTTTGGAAACCAGAAGATGGTATCCACCAATGCCACCCTGCGTGAACATGATCCCCACGGCGCCCATAATCAGCACAGCCATTCCCTGCCCTACCCTCAGTCCTGAAGTTTCTTCAAAACTGTAGAAGCAAACATGCAGCATCACATAGTATAACGTCCAGATGATCACCGTATGCATCAGGAACAGGCCCGGGCTCCGGAGTTTACGGATAGAAACCAGGCCTTCCCAGAATCCTTTAATAATTCCCCCCACTTTGCCTCCCAGAATATTCCTGACACGCTGCCTGAACAGGAACAAACCGATCAGGGAAAATCCCAGGAATCCGATCCCTCCCCAAAACAACACCGGGTTTCCTCCAATGCGGCTGAACAGTCCCTTCACCGGAAATAATATGTGTTCATTCACCAGGGCGTAAATGCCGTCGAACTGCATATACAAGGTTACCAGAAAGATCAGTCCCAGACAAAGCGTATCAAATGCTCTCTCCGCAATCACCGTTCCGAACCCTTGGGGAAACGGCACTTTCTCATACTTGGTCAGCACCGTGCACCGGGTAACTTCTCCCAGCCTTGGAAATGCAAAATTCGCCAGGTATCCCACCATCACCGCAAAAAAAGTATTGCGCACTCCCGGCTTATATCCCACCGGTTCCATGAGCATGATCCAGCGGATGGCACGACTCACGTGTGAGAATATTCCGAGAATCATGGAGAGAATGATCCACGAATAATCTGCCATTCCCAGGGCCCTGTAAAACTCGTCAATCTGTTCTTCAGAAAAATCCTTCACGCTCAGCCATACGAGGAAAATACCCAGGCCAAAGAACAAGGAAAATTTCAGTATCGAAAGGATCCTCTTTTTCAAGAGTGTTATTTTACCTTATTGGTGCCGGCTTCAGGAAAAGCTATGGCAGGCTTGAATTTCTTCGCCTCTTCAAAGTCCATTTGCGCGTACGACAGGATAATCACTTCATCCTCCACCCGGAACTTCAAGGCGGCCGGGCCATTCAGGCAAATCACTCCGCTGCCGCGTTCGCCGCGGATCACATACGTGATGATGCGCTCTCCATTACGGTAATTTAAAACATGGACCGCTTCGTTCTCAATAAGATTCACCGCATCCATCATATTCTCGTCGATCGTTATGCTCCCCACATAATCAATATTCGCCTCCGTGACGGTGGCGCGGTGAAGCTTCGATTTCATTACTTCTATCAGCATAGCGGGGCAAAGGTAGGATTAAAGTACGAAGATAGTAATGAGTTGGTGCGTTTCAGAGTTCAACGTTGTCGATCAGGCGAACACTGCCGAGGTGCAAGGCAACGCAAGCCACAGCGTTTTGCGGAAACTGATCGTGTGCCAGGGGAAGAAGGGTGTCTCTGCCGGCAATCTCAAAATATTCCAGCTGAAAAGACTTTTCGTTCTTCAGTTGTTTTTCCGCCTCCGCTTGAAGCTCTCCCACTGTGAGAAGGCCCGCATTTGCTTTTGTCCAGTTCAGCACGGAACAGATCCGGGATGCTTTCCGGCGGTCCTCTTCACTTAATTTCCGGTTACGGGAGCTCAGGGCGAGGCCATTCGACTCACGCACCGTATCACACGCTATAATCTCTATATGCGGCCGGACTGCTGCCTTAAGCCTGAATAATGACATCTTTTTAATTATAGCCAGTTGCTGATAGTCCTTTTTTCCAAAATACGCCCTGTCCGGCTTCACGATATTAAAAAGCCGGTTTACCACCACCGCCATTCCTTCAAAATGTCCGGGCCGGAATTTTCCCTCCATCACTTCACCCAGACTCCCCAGCTCGAATCCGGGAAGATCTTGCTGAAACAATAAGGCTGACTGCTGGCTGCTGATTACTGACTGCCCATAGACTTCCTGCACCGAAGGAACAAATACCAGGTCACAACCGGCTTGTTCCAGCATCCGGAGATCCTCTGTTAATGTCCGGGGATATGTTTCCAGGTCTTTCGGATCATTAAATTGGGTTGGGTTAACGAATATGCTGGACACGGTAACACTACATTCACGTTTGGAACGTTCCAGCAGTGAAATGTGACCTTTATGTAAAGCGCCCATGGTGGGAACAAATCCGCACTCCCCGCCGGAGGCCCTGAGGGGAGATAAAAAGGAAGCTAATTCTTCCGCTGTATCAACTACTTTCATTACAGGCACTTATAGCGTCAAAATGGACTCTAAACTATGGGAAATATTGCATAATCCCCTGTTTTTTAGTAAATTTGCATACTTTTTCTTAACAGACTTCTTCCTGGTTCCAGCCGGTCTTACCACCTTCCGGAATTCCGGAAAGGTCATAAACAAAACCCGAAATGAAAAAAGCGCGTGTACTTTTTGTTTCCTCTGAGATCACCCCATATCTAGAGGAAACAACGAGGGGAACCATTGCCCGTTACCTGCCCCAGGGAATTCAGGAACGTGGTAAGGAGATCAGGACTTTTATGCCCCGTTACGGTTGTATCAATGAACGCAGGCATCAGCTCCATGAGGTCATCCGCCTCTCCGGAATGAATCTGATCATTGATGATTCTGATCATCCGCTGATCATTAAAGTAGCTTCTATACAGGCTGCACGCATGCAGGTTTATTTTATTGATAACGAAGAGTATTTCCAGCGCAAGGCTACTCTTTCCGACAAGAACGGCAAGTATTTTGCCGATAATGACGAGCGCGCGATCTTTTTTGCACGCGGTGTTATTGAGACCGTGAAAAAACTGGGATGGGCTCCTGATATCGTGCATTGCCACGGATGGCTGACCTCCCTGGTACCTGTTTATCTGAAGCGTTCTTTCCGTGAAGATCCGATCTTTGCCGACAGCCGGGTGATTTATTCTGTATACGACGACGAATTCAGTCCGGCGATGGATAAGAACATGGCCCGTAAAGCCGTTTACGAGAATGTTGAAAAGGGAGATCTTGAGCACCTGAAAACTCCGAATTTCGTGAACCTTACTAAAACCGCCATTGACTATTCTGATGCGGTGATCAGGGGCGCAGACAAACTTCATCCGGATCTCGACAAATACATGAAAAAAGCCGGCATTCCGGTGCTGGGTTATAAAGATATGGACGAATACGTAGACGCATACAACGAGTTCTATGATGAAGTCCTTGAACTGGAGCCGGTATTTGCCGACTAATACCTTTATGACCGGAGCAATAATTCTTTTCACATCACGTTTGCGGAAAATGAAAAATTCATTTTCCGCTTCGTGCTTTTTAGCACTTGCACTATGCCTTGCATCCTGCAAAAAGGAGAATAGTAACATAGGGCTGGATCTGATAGACGATCAGCTTGGGGTTGAATACACCGAAGCGGCCTATTTGCAGGCCCATACGATAAGAGAAGACAGTCTGGTTACCTCCAACCGTTCGGCAACTTCCCTGGGGTACTATGACGATCCTGTTTTCGGAAAAACAACCGCCTCGGTGTATTCTCAATTCCTGCTTTCCACAACGGGCCCAAACTTTGGAACAGCTACCTGTGATTCGGTGATCCTTTCGATGACATTTAAAGGATTCTACGGCACACTGAGTCCGCAGGTGTTTACCGTGTACACATTGAACGGAATGATGTACAAGGACAGTACGTACGACTGCGAAGATTCAATTGACGTATCCACCAGTCTGGCTGGAGTTCAAACCATTTATCCAAGACCTTTCGACAGTCTGTTTGCCGGGAACGATACCTTCCCCCCGCAGTTAAGGATCAAACTGAATAATTCTTTCGGAAATTTTCTCCTCGCTGCCTCTGCGGGCGACCTGGCTTCCAATACAGCCTGGGTGAATTATTTCAAAGGGCTCTACATTACTGCCGGACCGGTGAATACCAACGCGCGTAAAGCGGGAGGTATTCTCTCTTTCAAATGGGCAGATGCCAACACTAAAATCACGCTCTATTATCACGATGCCTATGGTACGCACGGAAATCAGGGAAGAGCCAGCTACTCTTTCATTGTAGACGGGAATACAGCGAGCTTTAACCATTATCGTCATGACTATTCCGGACGACCGGCCATTACTGCCCAGCTCAATGGAAACGATACTGCGAACTACGATCATGTATATGTCCAGGGACTCATGGGGCTTAAAACAAAATTTTACCTTCCCAACATTCAATTCCTGAAATCACAAGGAGATATAGCTGTGAATAAAGCAGAGTTGATCCTTCAGACAGATGCTTCCACTATGGACAATGATTTTGCTACTCCATCCAAACTGGTGCTGGTAGCGCTGGACAGCGCCGGCAAGCAGATTCTGTTATCTGACTATTATGAGGATCAGGGGGGCACTTATTTTGGCGGTACCTGGGATGCCACCAAAAAGCAGTACCGTTTCAATATAGCCCGTCACATACAGGATCTTCTCAACGGAGAAAAGCAGGATTACGGACTCATTCTTCTTGCTTCCGGAAGTGCGGTGAATCCACACCGGGTGGTGCTGGGAGGAGGAACTACCAGCAGTCCGCATAAAATGCGTTTAAAGATCACCTATACAAAACTGAACTGATTCGATGTGCGGCATTGTAGGATATCTGGGAGATAAACAAGCCTATCCAATTCTCATCAAGGGATTACACCGCCTGGAATACCGGGGTTACGACAGCGCAGGTGTGGCAATCATCAACTCTCAGCTCAATGTATACAAGTGTAAAGGAAAAGTTTCTGACCTTGAAAAGTACGCTGCAGGAAAAGATACTGCGGGCACCATCGGTATCGGTCATACCCGGTGGGCCACCCACGGGGAACCCAACGATGTAAACGCCCATCCTCATCAGAGCATGACCAAGGACCTGGTGATTATCCATAATGGGATTATCGAGAACTATGCTCCTATCAAGGAAGGATTAAAAAAGCGAGGTCATAAATTCACTTCGGACACTGATACCGAAGTGCTCATTCATCTCATTGAAGATATTCGCAAAAAAGAGAGTGTTCGTCTCGGAGAAGCCGTTCGTCAG
Coding sequences within:
- a CDS encoding T9SS type A sorting domain-containing protein, with product MRFIFVFSCVIAAYSACAQTLFLERSISAPPDNRLTALRKMDTSSFIVSGYINNGMFGDKDILLINFSLTGDTIWSRVIGSAGDDIPTDITIDIDSNIYITGSTSATNSDQDAIIIKLTKSGNVIWSKKLGLPVSNESSNSICIGLDGDLIICGKSDYFGLGDDDVYIAAYNSSGLLLWCKAMGDQYSNIGRSVINWKGGYLVAASHIGASAPMALIHVDTVGNILNSIHYDFGFSSNGLGLISLSSDSLLLYGYGQPISSPVLMCIKLDSSLNVVSAKSYRTSQAGLCYSAFPVFNGQICLVGTSYSSSSYKNIALFLDQNLDTISSLSWGNSAGEFLSAGLSSDSTLLFIGNQSTLLPDYTGSLYLTTSSNNSICNPIPISMNLVNELANVTQPNYSLFSGGFDSSLSVLNSFGPGLITTCAQIANVRDPYILENVILVPNPTSNTVQIIVDQLYSELSVKFYSAIGELKHSAQFHFRNFLELDVSNLSNGIYFVTIGSNEQIINHKLIIQR
- a CDS encoding T9SS type A sorting domain-containing protein — translated: MRIINVLLPGLLLIGVTFSAHAQITSTIQTENAGNIETISEDSIPEEDQIEHVFMADSGGSVVAVILNESSDLRIHQTKLPRPYAFLSPNPSNGRVSLISVYHPMLYIRLLSVSGELLMARSINSQFKSEINLANYQNGLYFVQIQLIDGMCQTEKLILNNK
- a CDS encoding flippase-like domain-containing protein, whose amino-acid sequence is MKKRILSILKFSLFFGLGIFLVWLSVKDFSEEQIDEFYRALGMADYSWIILSMILGIFSHVSRAIRWIMLMEPVGYKPGVRNTFFAVMVGYLANFAFPRLGEVTRCTVLTKYEKVPFPQGFGTVIAERAFDTLCLGLIFLVTLYMQFDGIYALVNEHILFPVKGLFSRIGGNPVLFWGGIGFLGFSLIGLFLFRQRVRNILGGKVGGIIKGFWEGLVSIRKLRSPGLFLMHTVIIWTLYYVMLHVCFYSFEETSGLRVGQGMAVLIMGAVGIMFTQGGIGGYHLLVSKTLTSPLAGISVPIAGAFCWIVWASQFVTILIAGSLSLILLPILNKEK
- a CDS encoding aspartate 1-decarboxylase, translating into MLIEVMKSKLHRATVTEANIDYVGSITIDENMMDAVNLIENEAVHVLNYRNGERIITYVIRGERGSGVICLNGPAALKFRVEDEVIILSYAQMDFEEAKKFKPAIAFPEAGTNKVK
- a CDS encoding pantoate--beta-alanine ligase — translated: MKVVDTAEELASFLSPLRASGGECGFVPTMGALHKGHISLLERSKRECSVTVSSIFVNPTQFNDPKDLETYPRTLTEDLRMLEQAGCDLVFVPSVQEVYGQSVISSQQSALLFQQDLPGFELGSLGEVMEGKFRPGHFEGMAVVVNRLFNIVKPDRAYFGKKDYQQLAIIKKMSLFRLKAAVRPHIEIIACDTVRESNGLALSSRNRKLSEEDRRKASRICSVLNWTKANAGLLTVGELQAEAEKQLKNEKSFQLEYFEIAGRDTLLPLAHDQFPQNAVACVALHLGSVRLIDNVEL
- a CDS encoding glycogen/starch synthase, with the translated sequence MKKARVLFVSSEITPYLEETTRGTIARYLPQGIQERGKEIRTFMPRYGCINERRHQLHEVIRLSGMNLIIDDSDHPLIIKVASIQAARMQVYFIDNEEYFQRKATLSDKNGKYFADNDERAIFFARGVIETVKKLGWAPDIVHCHGWLTSLVPVYLKRSFREDPIFADSRVIYSVYDDEFSPAMDKNMARKAVYENVEKGDLEHLKTPNFVNLTKTAIDYSDAVIRGADKLHPDLDKYMKKAGIPVLGYKDMDEYVDAYNEFYDEVLELEPVFAD
- a CDS encoding DUF4270 domain-containing protein, translated to MKNSFSASCFLALALCLASCKKENSNIGLDLIDDQLGVEYTEAAYLQAHTIREDSLVTSNRSATSLGYYDDPVFGKTTASVYSQFLLSTTGPNFGTATCDSVILSMTFKGFYGTLSPQVFTVYTLNGMMYKDSTYDCEDSIDVSTSLAGVQTIYPRPFDSLFAGNDTFPPQLRIKLNNSFGNFLLAASAGDLASNTAWVNYFKGLYITAGPVNTNARKAGGILSFKWADANTKITLYYHDAYGTHGNQGRASYSFIVDGNTASFNHYRHDYSGRPAITAQLNGNDTANYDHVYVQGLMGLKTKFYLPNIQFLKSQGDIAVNKAELILQTDASTMDNDFATPSKLVLVALDSAGKQILLSDYYEDQGGTYFGGTWDATKKQYRFNIARHIQDLLNGEKQDYGLILLASGSAVNPHRVVLGGGTTSSPHKMRLKITYTKLN